Proteins encoded by one window of Blautia luti:
- the tnpA gene encoding IS66 family insertion sequence element accessory protein TnpA, translating to MSKKRAPGRSLDEWMELVTECRQSGLTDAAWCNEHGISPSCFYNAVTRLRKKACQIPDPVGKASTLDLTSHKQDVVQIAIEPESSPAGLIPDNGNRPMHLDNSHTIEIEADGLLICELPVIFPPKEKRTKIKS from the coding sequence ATGAGTAAGAAACGTGCTCCAGGGCGTTCCCTGGACGAATGGATGGAACTGGTAACCGAATGCAGACAAAGCGGCCTGACAGATGCTGCATGGTGTAATGAGCATGGGATATCTCCCAGCTGTTTTTACAATGCAGTTACCCGTCTCCGCAAAAAAGCCTGTCAGATACCGGATCCAGTTGGAAAAGCCAGCACTCTTGACCTTACATCCCATAAACAGGATGTAGTCCAGATTGCTATAGAACCGGAGTCTTCTCCGGCAGGACTGATCCCAGATAATGGAAACAGACCTATGCACCTTGACAATTCACATACGATTGAAATCGAAGCAGACGGATTGCTTATATGTGAACTTCCAGTAATTTTTCCGCCTAAAGAAAAAAGAACAAAAATAAAATCATAA
- a CDS encoding IS4 family transposase, producing MNRTNICKNIVQSIKDYITDQVKLEPHRVEKHFVRRRKLSLLQVIIYLFFSSKASMFQNLSQIREELGTFSFPDVSKQALSKARQFINPSLFKELYYLSVDLFYSQIPSRKLWQGYHLFAVDGSRIELPNSKSTFDFFGEMSSYPDPNRRYTMGLASIIYDVLDDYILHASIHKFLSFERAAALEHLKVLEDMGLYNNSIIIFDRGYYSEDMFRYCVEHGHLCVMRLKEGINLSKKCNGDMISILQGTSKEGTSDVPIRVLKIPLDDGTKEYLATNLFDPAVTKDMFQELYFYRWPVELKYKELKSRFAMEEFSGATAVSIQQEFYINMLLSNLASLIKNEADEEIQISAKSTNKFRYQANRAFIIGRIKSIIPKILCGLFELSIIEQLYTDAVRCRSQLLPGRSFPRKKLKSKGRSHFRNKKVSF from the coding sequence ATGAATCGAACTAATATTTGTAAAAATATCGTCCAATCCATTAAAGATTATATCACAGATCAAGTTAAACTGGAACCCCATCGGGTGGAAAAACATTTTGTACGGCGGAGAAAACTTTCACTTTTGCAAGTTATTATCTATCTGTTCTTCTCTTCAAAAGCTTCCATGTTCCAGAATCTTTCACAGATCAGAGAAGAACTGGGCACGTTTTCTTTTCCGGATGTTTCAAAACAGGCACTTTCCAAAGCCAGACAGTTCATTAATCCTTCACTGTTCAAGGAACTTTATTATCTTTCTGTTGATCTGTTTTACAGCCAGATCCCTTCAAGAAAGCTGTGGCAGGGTTATCATCTTTTTGCAGTAGATGGTTCCAGGATCGAACTTCCGAATTCAAAATCAACTTTTGATTTCTTTGGCGAAATGTCCAGCTATCCTGATCCCAACCGACGTTATACCATGGGACTGGCTTCCATAATTTATGATGTTCTGGATGATTATATCCTTCATGCATCTATCCATAAATTTCTCTCTTTTGAACGGGCAGCTGCATTAGAACATCTTAAAGTTCTTGAAGATATGGGACTATATAACAACAGTATTATTATTTTTGACAGAGGTTATTATTCAGAAGATATGTTCCGCTACTGTGTAGAGCATGGGCATCTCTGTGTTATGAGACTGAAAGAGGGAATCAATTTATCTAAAAAATGCAATGGTGATATGATTTCCATTCTTCAGGGAACTTCAAAAGAAGGTACTTCCGATGTACCTATACGTGTCCTTAAGATCCCGCTTGATGATGGCACAAAAGAATATCTTGCAACAAACCTGTTTGATCCTGCTGTTACAAAAGATATGTTCCAGGAACTTTACTTCTACAGATGGCCTGTAGAACTTAAGTACAAAGAATTAAAAAGCCGCTTTGCCATGGAAGAGTTTTCCGGTGCTACTGCAGTATCTATACAGCAGGAATTTTACATAAATATGCTTCTATCGAATCTGGCTTCCCTTATAAAAAATGAAGCAGATGAGGAAATACAGATTTCTGCCAAAAGCACAAATAAGTTCCGTTATCAGGCCAATCGTGCATTTATCATTGGACGGATTAAAAGTATTATTCCCAAAATACTCTGCGGACTGTTTGAGCTTTCAATTATTGAACAGTTATATACAGATGCTGTACGTTGCAGATCACAGCTCCTGCCCGGAAGGTCATTTCCAAGGAAGAAATTGAAATCCAAGGGACGTTCACATTTTCGAAATAAAAAAGTTTCTTTCTAA
- a CDS encoding PHP domain-containing protein produces the protein MRIDLHCHTKKVKTGDAYTRNVTKDKFFQKIIEAEVKIVAITNHNQFDYEQYKELKNATEGYCDIWPGIELDIIGKVDQKGNYKRGHLIVIANPKNVELFNVQVQELIKDEDVNTFQIGVKKVYDMLGICDCIYIPHFHKEPKLSDEDIQELGELLPDSSRLFKETSDYRSLGVFSNFDYSVIIGSDVQDWDKYENSKFADIRLPVQTFEQFCLLAKKDTQIIDTLLNQKRKKEISVSPYKKVNFKLPFYEDINIIFGQKGTGKTEILESLKKYYIENGISMESYKGNEKDTDFSKMLKVNDVIATPDKLQLDSMRQQFTDIYNWKEELPTSFEKYISWMETKDNNKNKGRMKITECVHIEEGIRDRKLDLNYKYLKEFTESTFEKIDIKKYLGEQDSEILMTLLEKLCKNINDAKMQKWNSDKSIKLTNWSIDKIKAIADKCSDTISKPSSAGFYDFAMERFKLFENVEEICSAFSAVDKVEKEYLGNLEEKGDIYIQTRYRMLTKESRTDEFKLGITILKNCKTVINEIKKAILEENISEEISSFQEFYDEGIKDIGAFIGVSKETALENGEIYKPSNGERGILLMQKLLDSEKDVYILDEPELGMGNSYITSNILPRLIDLAKRRKTVIIATHNANIAVGTLPYISILRTHENGMYKTYVGNPFYDELRNIDDETDVKNWTQESMHTLEGGKNAFYDRKDIYESGKQSD, from the coding sequence ATGAGAATTGATTTACATTGTCATACAAAGAAGGTAAAAACAGGAGATGCTTATACAAGAAATGTTACCAAGGATAAATTTTTTCAGAAAATTATTGAAGCAGAAGTTAAAATTGTTGCAATAACAAATCATAATCAATTTGACTATGAGCAATATAAAGAATTAAAAAATGCTACGGAAGGATATTGCGATATATGGCCAGGAATAGAACTTGATATTATAGGAAAAGTAGATCAAAAGGGAAATTATAAAAGAGGGCATTTGATAGTAATTGCTAATCCTAAAAATGTTGAGTTGTTTAATGTTCAAGTACAAGAATTGATTAAGGATGAAGATGTAAATACATTTCAAATTGGCGTGAAAAAAGTATATGATATGCTAGGAATATGTGATTGCATTTATATACCACATTTTCATAAAGAGCCAAAACTTTCAGATGAGGATATTCAGGAATTAGGGGAGTTATTACCAGATTCTAGCCGATTATTTAAAGAAACATCTGATTATCGAAGTCTGGGAGTTTTTTCAAATTTTGATTATAGTGTTATTATTGGAAGTGATGTGCAAGACTGGGACAAGTATGAAAATAGCAAGTTTGCAGATATAAGACTACCGGTACAAACATTTGAGCAATTTTGTTTGTTAGCAAAAAAGGATACACAAATAATAGATACATTGCTTAATCAAAAACGGAAAAAAGAGATTTCTGTTTCACCATATAAAAAAGTAAATTTTAAATTACCTTTTTATGAAGATATTAATATTATTTTTGGACAGAAAGGAACGGGAAAAACGGAAATTCTTGAATCTCTGAAAAAATATTATATTGAAAATGGAATTTCAATGGAAAGCTACAAAGGCAATGAAAAAGATACAGATTTTTCAAAAATGTTAAAAGTTAATGATGTAATAGCAACACCTGACAAGCTTCAATTGGATAGTATGAGACAACAGTTCACAGACATTTATAATTGGAAAGAAGAATTACCAACATCTTTTGAAAAATATATAAGTTGGATGGAAACAAAAGATAATAATAAAAATAAAGGAAGAATGAAAATAACAGAGTGTGTACATATAGAGGAGGGAATACGTGACCGAAAACTTGACTTAAATTATAAATATTTGAAGGAATTTACAGAATCTACATTTGAAAAAATTGATATAAAAAAATATTTGGGTGAACAAGATAGTGAAATTTTAATGACGCTATTAGAAAAACTATGTAAAAATATAAATGATGCAAAAATGCAAAAATGGAACAGTGACAAAAGTATTAAACTTACGAACTGGAGTATTGATAAGATAAAAGCAATAGCGGATAAATGTTCTGACACAATATCTAAACCTAGTAGTGCAGGATTTTATGATTTTGCCATGGAGAGGTTTAAACTGTTTGAAAATGTAGAAGAAATATGTAGTGCTTTTTCTGCCGTGGATAAAGTTGAAAAAGAATATTTGGGAAATCTTGAGGAAAAAGGTGATATATATATTCAAACGCGATACCGAATGTTAACCAAAGAATCACGTACAGATGAATTTAAACTGGGAATAACTATTCTAAAAAATTGTAAAACTGTAATAAATGAAATAAAGAAAGCTATTTTAGAGGAGAATATATCAGAGGAAATATCAAGCTTTCAAGAATTTTATGATGAAGGAATTAAAGATATAGGAGCATTTATTGGAGTATCTAAAGAAACTGCATTAGAAAATGGAGAAATTTATAAACCATCTAATGGAGAACGTGGAATTTTATTGATGCAGAAACTATTGGATTCAGAAAAGGATGTATATATTTTAGATGAACCAGAATTAGGAATGGGAAATTCATATATAACATCTAATATACTTCCGAGGTTAATTGATCTTGCAAAAAGAAGAAAAACAGTAATTATAGCAACTCATAATGCTAATATTGCGGTTGGTACACTTCCATATATTAGTATACTAAGAACGCATGAAAATGGGATGTATAAGACGTATGTTGGTAATCCATTTTATGATGAGCTTAGAAATATAGATGATGAAACAGACGTTAAGAACTGGACTCAAGAAAGTATGCATACTCTTGAGGGTGGTAAAAATGCATTTTATGATAGGAAGGATATTTATGAATCAGGAAAACAAAGTGATTAA
- a CDS encoding DUF6602 domain-containing protein, with protein sequence MVIKGRILSASVETSPQVDVIVLSPDYPKNMLNCKEYLSGGVVAAFECKTTLRRKHIEEFVEHSRKIEKLAFNENGTPRKDLQSKIYYGLLAHSHEGKKENSNPKEIIEKAIWEYNKKYITHPREIPDIICVADLGVWKSQKMIVPNYDNVKGLKGNFVMSGYVASDNKEEFFTPVGVCVFDLLQNIAWRYSSVRDIVTYMRKLNIFGNARGYARPWEWAILSEETRKNIYKLKNGGFLDEWSMVID encoded by the coding sequence ATAGTTATAAAGGGAAGAATTTTAAGCGCTTCGGTAGAAACAAGTCCACAAGTAGATGTAATTGTTTTATCTCCAGATTATCCTAAAAATATGTTAAATTGTAAAGAATACTTATCTGGAGGAGTTGTAGCTGCTTTTGAATGTAAAACTACATTAAGACGCAAACATATTGAGGAATTTGTAGAACATTCGAGGAAGATAGAGAAACTAGCGTTTAATGAGAATGGGACTCCGAGAAAAGATTTACAAAGTAAAATTTATTACGGATTATTAGCACATTCGCATGAAGGGAAAAAAGAAAATTCAAATCCAAAAGAAATTATAGAAAAGGCTATCTGGGAATATAATAAAAAGTATATTACACACCCTAGAGAAATCCCAGACATAATATGTGTTGCTGATTTAGGAGTATGGAAATCTCAGAAAATGATTGTACCAAACTACGATAACGTTAAAGGGTTAAAAGGAAATTTTGTTATGAGTGGGTATGTAGCATCGGATAATAAAGAAGAATTTTTTACTCCTGTAGGTGTATGTGTTTTTGATTTGCTTCAAAATATTGCATGGAGATATTCGAGTGTAAGAGATATTGTAACTTACATGAGAAAATTAAATATTTTTGGTAATGCTAGAGGATATGCAAGACCATGGGAATGGGCTATATTGTCTGAAGAAACACGGAAAAATATCTATAAGCTAAAAAATGGAGGATTTTTGGATGAATGGAGTATGGTAATAGATTAA
- a CDS encoding RNA-directed DNA polymerase: protein MAIGYYDANFESNVEALLQGMWYSELPELIDITRIYHNMRNVLEKIGRGDYAYYKVDDNGFIIDFKGIDSPSYLRKPGVEPITYYTFKRNKSLREMQMVNLIHYCAFIYNSLYVFDDIFAKLYLDEENSEYISSSNSYLVVGESFSIDLEYDVEEIDEGVFVNGNNKTASWIKMEEGKMRIQKNQKSKIYFIKLDIESFFPNLYTHYLARIGQREPYKSLDVPQYYYDFMDKFHQRINDNQTKGVPAGNFSSHIGAELLMLCVDYDIRKTIGERKIGYVRYVDDMTFYSDDQQELDSMVISVQKILTNYRLRINGNKVEKGKLVKNQGMKISKVEIFEKFKYLNSVDNLELKYEDFFDFKCYIINLLETGRIGQIKTLLTRFLNRMNEEKILFNEIDSWFYYFLSLVFEEETLACHIYKILNKILKMVSNKAELLEELEEKRKFVDIHYSDSLIQIWHYYIMTENMNEMDRLSLFSKYIDAFSFFNANPIIVSHFIIQGNNKNRSVVAYICRGYKEQTGEDDWKSRIMFSKWWLPIFKIKMLDSFNYQNFLGTTLFPDVLKDLAK, encoded by the coding sequence ATGGCTATAGGATACTATGATGCTAATTTTGAATCAAATGTAGAAGCTTTGTTACAGGGAATGTGGTATTCTGAATTACCAGAATTGATAGATATTACGAGAATTTATCACAATATGAGAAATGTTTTGGAAAAAATAGGACGAGGAGACTATGCTTATTATAAAGTAGATGATAATGGTTTTATTATAGACTTTAAGGGGATTGATTCTCCATCATATTTACGAAAACCAGGAGTAGAACCTATTACATATTATACATTTAAAAGAAATAAATCTTTGCGAGAAATGCAAATGGTAAATTTAATTCATTATTGTGCATTTATCTATAATTCATTATATGTGTTTGACGATATTTTTGCAAAACTGTATTTGGATGAAGAAAACTCAGAATATATTAGTAGTTCTAATTCTTATCTTGTTGTAGGAGAAAGTTTTAGTATTGATTTGGAATACGATGTAGAAGAAATTGATGAGGGTGTTTTTGTTAATGGAAATAATAAAACTGCAAGTTGGATTAAAATGGAAGAAGGTAAGATGAGGATTCAGAAGAACCAGAAAAGTAAAATTTATTTTATAAAGTTGGATATAGAATCATTTTTTCCAAATTTATATACACATTATTTGGCGAGAATTGGACAACGTGAACCATATAAAAGTTTAGACGTTCCGCAGTATTATTATGATTTTATGGATAAATTTCATCAAAGAATTAATGATAATCAGACGAAGGGAGTTCCAGCTGGAAATTTTTCATCGCATATTGGAGCTGAATTATTAATGTTGTGTGTAGATTATGATATTAGAAAAACAATTGGTGAGAGAAAAATAGGATATGTACGTTATGTGGATGATATGACGTTTTATTCAGATGATCAGCAGGAATTGGATAGTATGGTTATTAGTGTGCAGAAAATATTGACAAACTATCGTTTGAGAATTAATGGGAATAAAGTAGAAAAAGGGAAGTTAGTAAAAAATCAAGGGATGAAGATATCAAAGGTAGAGATATTTGAAAAATTTAAATATTTGAATAGTGTAGATAATTTAGAATTAAAATATGAGGATTTTTTTGACTTTAAATGTTATATAATCAACTTACTTGAGACAGGAAGAATCGGACAGATAAAAACGCTATTAACACGTTTTTTAAATAGAATGAATGAAGAAAAAATATTATTTAATGAAATTGATTCGTGGTTTTACTATTTTTTATCCTTGGTATTTGAAGAAGAAACCTTAGCCTGTCATATATACAAAATTTTGAATAAGATTTTAAAAATGGTTTCTAATAAAGCGGAACTCTTAGAAGAACTAGAAGAAAAGAGAAAATTTGTGGATATACATTATTCTGATAGTTTGATCCAGATATGGCATTATTATATAATGACGGAAAATATGAATGAAATGGATAGATTAAGTTTATTTTCAAAGTATATCGATGCGTTTAGTTTTTTTAATGCGAATCCGATTATTGTAAGTCATTTTATAATTCAAGGAAATAATAAAAATAGATCAGTTGTTGCATATATATGTCGAGGCTATAAGGAACAGACAGGGGAAGATGATTGGAAAAGTCGAATTATGTTTTCAAAATGGTGGTTACCAATCTTTAAAATTAAGATGTTAGATAGTTTTAATTATCAAAACTTTTTGGGAACGACTTTGTTTCCAGATGTGCTAAAAGATCTTGCAAAGTGA
- a CDS encoding DEAD/DEAH box helicase family protein, with translation MAELNYAEKMNIGYENEYSTDAMTGGPDKRRQLYYQLIQSMKKAESVDIIVSFLMESGVKMLLQELENTLKRGAKIRILTGNYLGITQPSALYLIKRKLGDRVDLRFYCEKGRSFHPKSYIFHYADHSELYIGSSNISRSALTSGIEWNYRFSSKKDPENYAEFFYTFEDLFENHSIIIDDKELKRYSQNWHRPAVAKDLDKYDFEQDTEDTKIKTMYEPRGAQIEALCALEDTRAEGAKKALIHAATGIGKTYLAAFDSKSYEKVLFVAHREEILKQAADSFRNVRNSEDYGFFTGDEKCTDKSVIFASVATLGKSEYLNEKYFAPDYFDYVVIDEFHHAVNNQYRKIVEYFKPQFLLGLTATPERMDGKNIYEICDYNVPYEISLKDGINKGMLVPFHYYGIYDETDYTKLHIVRGKYVEEELNKTYIGNAYRHDLIYKYYCKYGSKQALGFCCSRKHAEEMAKEFSRRGIPSAAVYSNANGEFSMDRTEAIEKLESGKIKVVFSVDMFNEGVDIPSVDMVMFLRPTESPIVFLQQLGRGLRRSKGKEYLNVLDFIGNYEKAGRVRYLLTGKSKAEKQTYSPADKTNYPDDCFVDFDMKLIDLFAEMDKKQQTIKEQIRNEYFRVKELLGKQPSRMDLFTYMDDDVYQMAITHSNENPFKKYLEYLNELNELTDEQKSFCQGIGKEFVKLLENTNMTKVYKMPVLMAFYNHGDVRMEVTETEFLASWKEFFSTGTNWKDLDTGITYEQYCKISDKDHIKKIINMPVNFLVKSGKGFFVKKEDSALVLRDQMKEIIKNPVLAQQMKDVIEYRAMDYYQRRYKEQMTVLLQ, from the coding sequence ATGGCTGAACTTAATTATGCAGAAAAAATGAACATCGGATATGAAAATGAATATTCCACAGATGCCATGACCGGCGGACCTGATAAAAGAAGACAATTATATTATCAGTTAATCCAGAGTATGAAGAAAGCAGAAAGCGTTGATATCATTGTTTCATTCCTTATGGAATCAGGAGTAAAAATGCTTCTTCAGGAACTGGAAAACACCCTGAAACGCGGAGCCAAAATCCGAATCCTGACAGGAAATTATCTCGGAATAACCCAGCCGTCTGCACTATATCTGATTAAAAGAAAACTCGGTGACAGAGTTGATCTTAGATTTTACTGCGAAAAAGGCCGTTCTTTTCATCCAAAGTCTTACATATTCCATTATGCAGACCATAGTGAACTTTACATTGGATCGTCCAATATTTCAAGAAGTGCACTGACTTCAGGAATAGAATGGAACTACCGTTTTAGCAGCAAAAAAGATCCAGAAAACTATGCTGAATTTTTTTATACATTTGAAGACTTGTTTGAAAACCATTCCATCATAATCGATGATAAAGAATTAAAGAGATATTCCCAGAACTGGCATCGTCCTGCAGTTGCAAAAGATCTTGATAAATATGACTTTGAACAGGATACAGAAGATACTAAAATTAAAACAATGTATGAACCAAGAGGGGCACAGATTGAAGCACTCTGTGCATTGGAAGATACAAGAGCTGAAGGAGCAAAGAAAGCACTCATCCATGCTGCAACAGGTATCGGAAAAACTTATCTGGCGGCATTTGATTCCAAATCATATGAAAAGGTTTTGTTTGTTGCACACAGAGAAGAAATCCTGAAACAGGCAGCAGATTCTTTTAGAAATGTAAGAAATTCTGAGGATTATGGATTCTTTACAGGAGATGAGAAATGCACAGATAAATCCGTTATCTTTGCTTCTGTAGCAACTCTCGGAAAATCAGAATACCTGAATGAAAAATATTTTGCACCGGATTATTTCGACTACGTAGTGATTGATGAATTTCATCATGCAGTCAATAATCAGTATAGAAAAATCGTAGAATACTTTAAACCCCAATTTCTTCTCGGACTGACAGCAACACCTGAAAGAATGGATGGCAAAAATATATATGAAATCTGCGATTATAATGTGCCCTATGAGATTTCATTAAAAGATGGCATCAATAAAGGAATGCTGGTTCCATTTCACTATTACGGAATCTACGACGAGACAGACTATACCAAACTGCATATAGTCAGAGGAAAATATGTGGAAGAAGAACTGAACAAAACATACATAGGAAACGCCTACAGACATGATCTGATTTACAAATATTACTGCAAATATGGATCAAAACAGGCATTAGGCTTCTGCTGTTCCAGAAAACATGCAGAAGAAATGGCAAAGGAATTCAGCAGAAGAGGAATCCCATCAGCAGCAGTTTACAGTAATGCAAATGGAGAATTCTCCATGGACAGAACAGAAGCAATTGAGAAATTGGAAAGTGGAAAAATCAAAGTCGTCTTTTCGGTGGATATGTTCAACGAAGGCGTAGATATTCCCTCTGTAGATATGGTAATGTTTCTCCGTCCGACGGAATCTCCAATAGTATTCCTGCAGCAACTTGGAAGAGGATTGCGGAGAAGTAAAGGAAAAGAATATCTCAATGTCCTGGACTTCATCGGCAATTACGAAAAGGCAGGAAGAGTCAGATACTTACTGACAGGAAAAAGTAAAGCAGAGAAACAAACCTATTCTCCAGCAGATAAAACGAATTATCCTGATGATTGTTTTGTTGACTTTGATATGAAACTAATTGACCTGTTTGCAGAAATGGACAAGAAACAACAGACCATCAAAGAACAGATTAGAAATGAATATTTCAGAGTAAAAGAATTACTAGGCAAACAACCATCCAGAATGGATTTATTTACATATATGGACGATGATGTTTATCAGATGGCTATTACACATTCAAATGAAAATCCATTTAAGAAGTATCTAGAATACCTGAATGAATTAAATGAGCTAACAGATGAACAAAAAAGTTTCTGCCAGGGAATAGGAAAAGAGTTTGTAAAACTGCTGGAAAACACCAATATGACCAAAGTATATAAAATGCCAGTACTGATGGCTTTCTATAATCATGGTGATGTAAGAATGGAAGTGACAGAGACAGAGTTTCTGGCAAGCTGGAAAGAATTCTTTTCTACAGGAACAAACTGGAAAGATCTGGATACAGGGATTACATATGAGCAGTATTGCAAAATTTCGGATAAAGATCATATTAAAAAGATTATCAATATGCCGGTGAACTTCTTAGTGAAATCAGGAAAAGGTTTCTTTGTGAAAAAGGAGGATTCAGCGCTGGTATTAAGGGATCAAATGAAAGAAATTATAAAGAATCCAGTATTAGCACAGCAGATGAAAGATGTAATTGAATATAGGGCAATGGATTATTATCAGAGACGATATAAAGAACAAATGACAGTTCTTTTACAGTGA
- a CDS encoding class I SAM-dependent methyltransferase, with translation MNKTLNYYNENAQSFASGTVSVEFTEMQDKFLQKLNPGAYILDFGCGAGRDTKYFLDQGYLVEAIDGSEQLCQIASKHTGIKVRQMLFQELKVNEKYDGIWACASILHLPKKELKEVFKKMLTALKPGGRIYTSFKYGEYEGERNGRYFTDFTIDTFADFVQEIHNLQIEEHWITGDVRPGRGEEKWLNLIMQKK, from the coding sequence ATGAATAAGACTTTAAATTACTATAACGAAAATGCACAGTCCTTTGCGTCTGGAACTGTTTCCGTAGAGTTTACAGAAATGCAGGACAAATTTTTGCAAAAGCTTAATCCGGGAGCATATATACTCGATTTTGGTTGCGGCGCAGGAAGGGACACGAAATATTTTTTGGACCAAGGCTATCTGGTAGAGGCAATAGACGGTTCCGAACAGTTATGCCAGATTGCGAGTAAACATACTGGAATCAAAGTTAGACAGATGCTGTTTCAGGAACTGAAAGTGAATGAGAAATACGACGGCATATGGGCTTGTGCTTCCATTCTTCATTTACCGAAAAAAGAACTAAAAGAGGTTTTCAAGAAAATGCTCACAGCGTTGAAACCTGGTGGACGGATTTATACTTCTTTCAAATATGGAGAGTATGAGGGAGAGCGAAACGGACGATACTTTACAGATTTTACAATAGACACATTTGCGGATTTTGTACAGGAGATACACAATCTGCAAATAGAAGAACACTGGATCACAGGAGATGTCCGACCGGGAAGAGGTGAGGAAAAATGGCTGAACTTAATTATGCAGAAAAAATGA
- a CDS encoding HDIG domain-containing metalloprotein, whose product MKTITRDEAFTLLKKYNKDPFHIQHALTVEAVMKWYASELGYGEDAEYWGTVGLLHDIDFELYPEEHCLKAPEMLREAGVGEDVIHAVVSHGYGITIACGTTLDVAPEHEMEKVLFAADELTGLIWAAALMRPSKSTKDMELKSLKKKYKSKGFAAGCSREVIERGAEQLGWELQKLLTMTLQAMADCEDEIKAEMDAEA is encoded by the coding sequence ATGAAAACAATTACACGAGATGAGGCATTCACATTATTAAAGAAATACAACAAGGATCCCTTCCACATTCAGCATGCTCTGACTGTAGAAGCAGTAATGAAATGGTATGCCAGTGAACTTGGCTATGGCGAAGATGCAGAATACTGGGGAACCGTAGGACTCCTCCACGATATCGACTTCGAACTCTACCCAGAAGAACACTGCCTCAAAGCCCCGGAAATGCTCCGCGAAGCCGGCGTAGGCGAAGACGTGATCCACGCAGTCGTATCCCACGGCTACGGCATCACCATAGCCTGCGGCACAACCCTCGACGTAGCCCCGGAACACGAAATGGAAAAAGTCCTCTTCGCCGCCGACGAACTCACCGGCCTTATCTGGGCAGCTGCGCTCATGAGACCATCCAAAAGCACCAAAGACATGGAACTCAAATCTCTCAAGAAAAAATACAAGAGCAAAGGCTTCGCCGCAGGATGCTCCCGAGAAGTAATCGAACGCGGCGCCGAACAACTCGGCTGGGAACTGCAGAAACTGCTCACCATGACACTGCAGGCAATGGCAGACTGTGAGGATGAGATTAAGGCGGAGATGGACGCGGAAGCGTAA
- a CDS encoding cysteine hydrolase family protein — MQKVLVVVDMQNDFIDGALGTKEAVAIVPGVKEKIKNFDGVVLFTRDTHETNYLDTQEGKKLPVPHCIRDTEGWQIRSELDAFRKTEPIDKETFGSTDLAGELVAMNEDNEIESITFVGLCTDICVISNALLAKASLPEVPIIVDAKCCAGVTPESHENALKAMEVCQIQIDR; from the coding sequence ATGCAGAAGGTATTAGTAGTTGTAGATATGCAGAACGACTTCATCGACGGAGCTCTTGGAACAAAAGAGGCAGTTGCCATTGTACCTGGTGTAAAAGAGAAAATCAAAAACTTTGATGGAGTTGTTCTTTTTACCAGGGACACTCACGAGACTAATTATCTCGACACCCAGGAAGGAAAGAAGCTTCCTGTACCGCACTGTATCCGTGACACTGAAGGATGGCAGATCCGAAGCGAATTAGATGCATTCAGAAAAACAGAACCTATTGATAAAGAAACCTTTGGTTCCACAGACCTTGCAGGAGAACTGGTGGCAATGAATGAGGATAATGAAATCGAAAGTATCACATTCGTAGGTTTATGCACAGACATCTGTGTTATTTCCAATGCACTTCTGGCAAAAGCATCTCTCCCGGAAGTTCCGATTATCGTAGACGCTAAATGCTGCGCAGGCGTAACACCGGAAAGCCATGAGAATGCACTGAAAGCAATGGAAGTATGCCAGATTCAGATTGACAGATAA